A segment of the Nostoc sp. TCL26-01 genome:
CAAAAACTTTGGCAAATACCATTAGCAAATATTAAACAAGCAACTACAACCAAACCTCAAAGCAACTGGAAAGAATTACGCTCTCCTGGTAGTTTTATTCCTGGTGTGATTAAAGCTGGAACTTACTACACTGACAGAGGCAAAGAGTTTTGGTATGTCAATCAGGATGATAATTATTTAACTATTGAGTTAGAAAATGAAGTTTATAAAAGAATTATTTTGACTACTGATAATAATATTTACTGGCAAGAACAACTGATGACTCAAGTTAATTAATTAGTCGCACAGAATTTATACTGAATTCTGGCTCCTGACTCCTGAATTCTGTTTAATAACTTTCTCCCCTGTAATGAGGGGAAAAAGTGCCGATAGATTTTTTGATTTAGACTAATCTAACTGAGATTTGCCAGTTTTAACCACCAGCCACAGCCGGGACAATACTCACTTCATCACCGTCTTTTAGAGATGTAGCTGTACCATCTAAAAAGCGGATGTCTTCGCTATTGACATACAAATTCAGAAAGCGCCTTGGTTCTCCTTTATCATCACATAATCGTGACTTGATACCAGGAAAGGTTTTTTCTAGAGAATCTAAGAGTTCTGCAATAGTCGTACCACTAGAATCGAGTGCGGCTTGATTGTTGGTGAAATTTTGCAGAGCAGTAGGGACTAAAACTTTTACAGCCATAATTAAATAATATTGGTCAGTGGTGAGTTGTCAGTTGTTAATGGTCGGTTGCTAATGACCATTGACTATTGACTGTTGACTAAACAAGGACTTGTTGCCATTCCAAGCGGTCTAAAGTACGCGATCGCTCTAATGCACGCTCAAAACTATCAAGTTTAGCATCAATGGTCAAAGGTTCACCAATGTAGCCTTGTACTGCTTCTTGGGTTTTCAAACCATTTCCCGTGATGTAAACCACAGTAGTTTCATCTGGGTCAATTTTGCCAGCTTCTACCAGTTTCTTCAGGACAGCGACAGTTGTACCACCAGCTGTTTCAGTGAAGATGCCTTCGGTTTCTGCCAACAGTTTGATGCCTTCAATAATTTCAGCATCATTGACTGATTCAATATTACCGCCTGTTTTCTTCGCTATTTCGACAGCGTAGACACCATCTGCCGGATTGCCGATCGCAATTGATTTAGCAATTGTATTCGGTTTTACTGGTTTAATAAAGTCGCGGTCTTCTCTAAAGGCTTGGGCAATGGGGGAACAGCCTTCAGCTTGTGCGCCACTAAAGCGGACGTTTTTACCTTCTACTAAGCCAACTTCCGTAAATTCTTTAAAACCTTTATATATCTTGGTAA
Coding sequences within it:
- a CDS encoding MoaD/ThiS family protein, which gives rise to MAVKVLVPTALQNFTNNQAALDSSGTTIAELLDSLEKTFPGIKSRLCDDKGEPRRFLNLYVNSEDIRFLDGTATSLKDGDEVSIVPAVAGG